One window from the genome of Mastacembelus armatus chromosome 18, fMasArm1.2, whole genome shotgun sequence encodes:
- the LOC113125583 gene encoding uncharacterized protein LOC113125583 isoform X2: MMMPSVFLFYLTCVFCGKAAQMDALKLSSSVHQQHSLISVDAGNEVTLSCFYAEDVAMFYWYKQSLGEKPRLIATFYKYEKNGTFYGELKNNKRFNLATMKGKIYLIISDLRTSDSATYYCATSYTFIFEFAESTVVSVHGSGLNIPAQVHQSASESIQPGGSVTLNCTVHTGTCDGEHRVYWFKHSGQAHPGLIYTHGGSNDQCERKPETQTHSCVYNLPMNSLNVSDAGTYYCAVASCGHMLFGNGTRLNIENQVDCSFQVYFWTGFSAFTTLLSVLLAACLYIISRKQSCPCTEYQARLSSSSKTNGYQKGENLYYVALRETEINTRKQRDDTWSECVYFSVKLQN; encoded by the exons ATGATGATGccttcagtgtttcttttctatCTGACATGTGTgttctgtggaaaagcag CTCAAATGGACGCTCTGAAACTGTCCTCCTCTGTTCATCAACAGCACAGTTTAATATCAGTTGATGCTGGTAATGAGGTgactttgtcatgtttttatgcaGAAGATGTTGCAATGTTTTACTGGTATAAACAATCTCTGGGAGAGAAACCAAGGCTAATTGCTACTTTCTACAAGTATGAAAAAAATGGTACTTTTTATGGTGAACTCAAAAATAACAAACGCTTCAATTTGGCTACTATGAAAGGAAAAATTTATCTGATTATCTCAGATTTACGCACTTCCGACTCAGCAACTTACTACTGTGCAACCAGCTATACATTCATTTTTGAATTTGCGGAGAGCACCGTTGTCAGCGTGCACGGCTCAGGTTTGAACATCCCAGCTCAGGTGCATCAGTCAGCATCTGAGAGCATCCAGCCAGGAGGCTCTGTGACTCTGaactgtacagtacacactgggACCTGTGATGGAGAACACAGGGTTTACTGGTTCAAACACTCTGGACAAGCTCATCCAGGACTCATTTACACCCATGGAGGCAGCAATgatcagtgtgagaggaaacctgAGACACAAACTCACTCCTGTGTCTACAACCTGCCGATGAACAGCCTGAATGTGTCTGATGCTGGGACCTACTACTGTGCTGTTGCCTCATGTGGACACATGCTGTTTGGAAATGGGACCAGACTGAACATTGAAA ATCAGGTGGACTGTTCTTTCCAGGTGTATTTCTGGACTGGATTTTCAGCATTCACCACTCTCTTGAGTGTTTTACTGGCTGCCTGTCTGTACATCATAAGCAGGAAACAAAGCTGCCCTTGCACAG AATATCAAGCAAGACTTTCATCTTCCTCCAAAACTAAT GGTTACCAAAAGGGAGAAAACCTCTATTACGTTGCTTTAAGAGAGACTGAGATCAACACAAGGAAGCAGAGGGATGACACCTggagtgaatgtgtgtactTCAGTGTGAAGCTGCAGAACTGA
- the LOC113125583 gene encoding uncharacterized protein LOC113125583 isoform X1 encodes MMMPSVFLFYLTCVFCGKAAQMDALKLSSSVHQQHSLISVDAGNEVTLSCFYAEDVAMFYWYKQSLGEKPRLIATFYKYEKNGTFYGELKNNKRFNLATMKGKIYLIISDLRTSDSATYYCATSYTFIFEFAESTVVSVHGSGLNIPAQVHQSASESIQPGGSVTLNCTVHTGTCDGEHRVYWFKHSGQAHPGLIYTHGGSNDQCERKPETQTHSCVYNLPMNSLNVSDAGTYYCAVASCGHMLFGNGTRLNIENQVDCSFQVYFWTGFSAFTTLLSVLLAACLYIISRKQSCPCTEYQARLSSSSKTNVKGYQKGENLYYVALRETEINTRKQRDDTWSECVYFSVKLQN; translated from the exons ATGATGATGccttcagtgtttcttttctatCTGACATGTGTgttctgtggaaaagcag CTCAAATGGACGCTCTGAAACTGTCCTCCTCTGTTCATCAACAGCACAGTTTAATATCAGTTGATGCTGGTAATGAGGTgactttgtcatgtttttatgcaGAAGATGTTGCAATGTTTTACTGGTATAAACAATCTCTGGGAGAGAAACCAAGGCTAATTGCTACTTTCTACAAGTATGAAAAAAATGGTACTTTTTATGGTGAACTCAAAAATAACAAACGCTTCAATTTGGCTACTATGAAAGGAAAAATTTATCTGATTATCTCAGATTTACGCACTTCCGACTCAGCAACTTACTACTGTGCAACCAGCTATACATTCATTTTTGAATTTGCGGAGAGCACCGTTGTCAGCGTGCACGGCTCAGGTTTGAACATCCCAGCTCAGGTGCATCAGTCAGCATCTGAGAGCATCCAGCCAGGAGGCTCTGTGACTCTGaactgtacagtacacactgggACCTGTGATGGAGAACACAGGGTTTACTGGTTCAAACACTCTGGACAAGCTCATCCAGGACTCATTTACACCCATGGAGGCAGCAATgatcagtgtgagaggaaacctgAGACACAAACTCACTCCTGTGTCTACAACCTGCCGATGAACAGCCTGAATGTGTCTGATGCTGGGACCTACTACTGTGCTGTTGCCTCATGTGGACACATGCTGTTTGGAAATGGGACCAGACTGAACATTGAAA ATCAGGTGGACTGTTCTTTCCAGGTGTATTTCTGGACTGGATTTTCAGCATTCACCACTCTCTTGAGTGTTTTACTGGCTGCCTGTCTGTACATCATAAGCAGGAAACAAAGCTGCCCTTGCACAG AATATCAAGCAAGACTTTCATCTTCCTCCAAAACTAATGTAAAG GGTTACCAAAAGGGAGAAAACCTCTATTACGTTGCTTTAAGAGAGACTGAGATCAACACAAGGAAGCAGAGGGATGACACCTggagtgaatgtgtgtactTCAGTGTGAAGCTGCAGAACTGA